The following proteins are encoded in a genomic region of Bradyrhizobium sp. SK17:
- a CDS encoding alpha/beta fold hydrolase codes for MRKAFWSLVVLLSCSAFSADAAGIQLFNHGPNLTGAIWYPCQDKPKDVELGDLGVGVDYGLVGVKDCPVTGTKLPLIIISHGYVGWFGGHHDTAAALADAGFVVAAINHPGDCASDSSKKDDLSSYLSRPTDMVRLLDFVLQEWNGRAVVDPAKIGLFGFSKGGYTALALIGAAPDFGRVARGCTDASKFCEQIRNTDIPALAQDARIRAAVIADPIPGFFTQSNLAAITIPVQFWRAEVGIGVIDPEGTARVARALPGKPEIHDVPAGHFAFAAPCSPQLKAALPRICADKPAGFDRLAFHREFNRSVARFFHEQLVAGN; via the coding sequence TTGCGCAAGGCATTTTGGTCTTTAGTTGTCCTGCTTTCTTGCTCGGCCTTTTCCGCCGATGCCGCTGGTATCCAGCTTTTCAACCATGGTCCTAACTTGACGGGCGCGATCTGGTATCCATGCCAGGACAAGCCGAAAGATGTGGAGCTGGGCGACTTGGGGGTGGGAGTCGACTACGGTCTTGTCGGTGTGAAGGATTGCCCGGTCACTGGGACAAAGCTGCCGCTGATCATCATCTCCCATGGTTATGTCGGCTGGTTCGGCGGGCACCATGACACGGCAGCGGCGCTAGCGGATGCCGGATTTGTCGTTGCGGCAATCAATCACCCCGGCGATTGCGCGAGCGATTCCTCAAAGAAAGACGATCTGTCATCCTACTTGTCGCGGCCGACGGACATGGTCCGTCTGCTCGATTTTGTGCTGCAAGAGTGGAATGGTAGAGCCGTCGTCGATCCCGCGAAGATCGGATTGTTCGGGTTCTCAAAGGGCGGCTACACCGCGCTGGCACTGATTGGAGCCGCGCCAGATTTTGGCCGTGTTGCGCGCGGTTGCACGGATGCGTCGAAATTCTGCGAGCAAATTAGGAACACCGACATTCCTGCCTTGGCACAGGACGCGCGCATTCGCGCCGCTGTGATCGCCGACCCGATACCAGGTTTCTTCACTCAATCAAATTTGGCCGCCATCACGATTCCAGTGCAGTTTTGGCGAGCGGAGGTTGGAATTGGGGTTATTGATCCCGAAGGCACGGCGAGAGTCGCCCGTGCGCTACCGGGAAAGCCAGAGATTCACGATGTGCCTGCCGGGCACTTTGCGTTCGCAGCGCCATGCTCGCCGCAACTAAAGGCCGCGCTGCCCCGCATCTGCGCCGACAAGCCCGCGGGGTTTGATAGGTTAGCGTTTCATCGCGAATTTAACAGGAGCGTTGCTCGATTCTTCCATGAGCAACTGGTCGCGGGCAATTGA
- a CDS encoding PLP-dependent aminotransferase family protein, producing the protein MILTDLLALKRSDEAGLAAQLTQQLRALISGGRIRSGAVLPSSRSLSAELEVARNTVIHAYEQLAAEGYLRLAARRRPVVADAIETHFAKPATAPKREAARKPLLSPWALQLSEADWPLSYQAEFRPLRPGLADAREFPHEIWARCLRRGALRRRFNDQTVVNRPALREALRDYLEVNRGVRAETDQILILPTAQAALTLVAATTIVAGDVVWTEDPGYPGAAAAFRAAGAEVLGIRLDEHGMARTSERRAPKLIFTTPSHQHPTGRVMPVARRTELLAAAEPGKSWIVEDDYDGEFHYDSRPMPALQGLDREGRVLYLGTFAKAMTADIRIGYLVVPSSLARTMEIAQRHLGLIASVHVQEALAGFMTDGHFLAHVRRMRRIYRARRDHLATALARQLAPVLVAEVPPGGMQLIARFRGGAAEQNAVTRLVAAGVAVRALSSLALEKPRDHGLLLGFAAWRENEIATAVRIMANCLAGKRAVRG; encoded by the coding sequence TTGATCCTCACCGACCTGCTCGCCCTGAAGCGCTCCGACGAGGCCGGGCTCGCCGCGCAGCTGACGCAGCAGCTTCGCGCGCTGATCTCGGGTGGCCGGATCAGGAGCGGAGCCGTGCTGCCATCGAGCCGCAGCCTGTCGGCAGAGCTCGAGGTGGCGCGCAACACGGTCATCCACGCCTATGAGCAACTGGCGGCCGAGGGCTATCTGCGCCTTGCCGCGCGGCGGCGTCCGGTCGTGGCCGACGCCATTGAAACGCATTTTGCCAAGCCTGCCACTGCGCCAAAGCGCGAGGCGGCGCGCAAACCGCTGCTGTCGCCCTGGGCCTTGCAGCTCTCCGAGGCGGATTGGCCGCTGTCATACCAGGCCGAATTCCGGCCGCTGCGTCCCGGGCTCGCGGATGCGCGCGAGTTTCCGCACGAGATCTGGGCGCGCTGCCTGCGCCGCGGCGCGCTGCGCCGGCGTTTCAACGATCAGACCGTGGTCAACCGGCCCGCCTTGCGCGAAGCCTTGCGCGACTATCTCGAAGTCAACAGGGGCGTGCGCGCCGAGACCGACCAGATCCTGATCCTGCCGACGGCGCAGGCCGCGCTGACGCTGGTCGCCGCGACCACCATCGTCGCCGGCGACGTGGTCTGGACCGAGGATCCCGGCTATCCCGGCGCCGCGGCGGCGTTTCGCGCGGCCGGCGCCGAGGTCCTCGGCATCAGGCTGGATGAACACGGCATGGCGCGCACGAGCGAGCGACGTGCGCCGAAGCTGATCTTCACGACGCCGTCGCACCAGCACCCGACCGGGCGGGTGATGCCGGTGGCGCGCCGTACCGAGCTGCTGGCCGCGGCCGAACCCGGCAAGAGCTGGATCGTCGAGGACGATTACGACGGCGAGTTTCACTATGACAGCCGCCCGATGCCGGCCTTGCAGGGGCTCGATCGCGAGGGGCGGGTGCTCTATCTCGGCACCTTTGCAAAAGCGATGACCGCCGATATCCGCATCGGCTATCTGGTGGTGCCATCGTCACTGGCGCGGACGATGGAGATCGCGCAGCGGCATCTCGGGCTGATCGCCTCCGTGCACGTCCAGGAGGCCCTGGCCGGCTTCATGACCGATGGGCATTTCCTGGCGCATGTCAGGCGGATGCGGCGGATCTATCGCGCGCGTCGCGACCATCTCGCCACGGCGCTGGCGCGGCAGCTCGCGCCGGTGCTTGTGGCCGAGGTCCCGCCGGGCGGCATGCAGCTGATCGCCCGCTTCAGGGGCGGCGCCGCGGAGCAGAACGCCGTGACCCGGCTGGTCGCGGCGGGCGTCGCGGTGCGCGCACTGTCGAGCCTCGCGCTGGAGAAGCCGCGCGACCACGGCCTCCTGCTCGGCTTTGCCGCCTGGCGCGAGAACGAGATCGCCACCGCGGTGCGGATCATGGCGAATTGCCTCGCCGGCAAGCGGGCCGTGCGCGGGTAG
- a CDS encoding DMT family transporter encodes MNQSLSPAKAAALFVVVVLAWGINWSVTKSLVEAVPPLWTASIRSWVALVALLVILRASGNLIIPRVADVPVVLSVALLHMTFFSTLVAAGLRYLPASKGIVLGYTTPLWVALAAGAARTERLGALKLVGVASGLAGLCVILNPASLDWSNLHVIAGAGMIILAAICWAANIIYIRSHRWIATPLQLLLWQVLVATLVLTTTALVTEGVPTVTWSPHLVLLFLYSGFIGTALAYWAMSVVNKSLPALTTSLGTTGTPIVGIVTAALLLGEPIDLSLAIAAALIVGGIALSSLADAPARA; translated from the coding sequence GTGAACCAATCGCTTTCTCCCGCCAAGGCCGCCGCCCTGTTTGTCGTCGTGGTGCTGGCCTGGGGCATCAACTGGTCGGTCACCAAATCGCTGGTCGAGGCGGTGCCGCCGTTGTGGACCGCATCGATCCGCAGCTGGGTCGCCCTGGTCGCGCTGCTGGTGATCCTGCGCGCCAGCGGAAACCTGATCATTCCTCGGGTCGCCGATGTTCCTGTCGTGCTCAGCGTGGCGCTGCTGCACATGACGTTCTTCTCGACACTGGTCGCCGCCGGCCTGCGCTATCTGCCGGCGAGCAAGGGTATCGTGCTCGGCTACACGACGCCGTTATGGGTCGCGCTTGCCGCCGGCGCCGCACGGACCGAGCGGCTCGGTGCGCTGAAACTCGTCGGGGTCGCCTCCGGACTCGCAGGCCTGTGCGTCATCCTCAACCCGGCATCGCTGGACTGGAGCAATCTGCACGTCATCGCGGGCGCCGGCATGATCATCCTTGCCGCGATCTGCTGGGCAGCGAACATCATCTACATCCGCTCGCACCGCTGGATCGCGACTCCGCTGCAATTGCTGTTGTGGCAGGTGCTGGTCGCCACGCTGGTGCTGACCACAACAGCGCTGGTCACCGAGGGCGTCCCCACCGTGACGTGGTCGCCACACCTCGTGCTGCTGTTCCTCTATTCCGGCTTCATCGGCACCGCGCTGGCCTATTGGGCGATGTCTGTTGTCAACAAGAGCCTGCCGGCGCTGACGACCTCGCTCGGCACGACGGGGACACCAATCGTCGGCATCGTGACCGCGGCGCTGCTGCTCGGCGAGCCGATCGATCTCTCGCTGGCGATCGCCGCAGCGCTGATCGTCGGCGGGATCGCGTTGAGCTCGCTGGCAGATGCACCGGCGCGGGCCTAA
- a CDS encoding cytochrome P450, whose protein sequence is MSDSPSASYLPEHPPVTDWVHDFDHTDPVWTDDPFPIWETLRAASPVVHTERFLGCYMPTTYQAVKEIAYDTEHFSSRRVIVRDVRPEISARAPPITSDPPEHKPAKQVLLPPFTPDAMKRLEPRVRAICNELIDEFIADGHCDAAARYTKHIPVRAIAHMLGIPEKDGDLFIKWIHQILELGIRNEEELMKGVREMTGYFMAHLEQRKLQPGDDLISQLLRAKGPGGQPLTDEHVLGSLRLLLIAGIDTTWSAIGSSLWHLARTPADRERLVAEPALIPIAIEEFLRAYSPVTMAREVMKETTISGCPVKPGNMVLLSFPAANRDPAMFPDADKVVIDRKENRHAAFGLGIHRCVGSNLARMEMQVAIEEWLKRIPDFRLDPAGQVTWSEGTVRGPRQLPVLFGKNA, encoded by the coding sequence ATGTCCGATTCCCCGTCCGCGAGCTATCTGCCCGAGCATCCCCCGGTCACCGACTGGGTCCATGATTTCGACCACACTGACCCGGTCTGGACCGACGACCCGTTCCCGATCTGGGAGACGCTGCGCGCGGCCTCGCCGGTGGTGCACACCGAGCGCTTCCTCGGCTGCTACATGCCGACCACCTACCAGGCGGTGAAGGAGATCGCCTACGACACCGAGCATTTCTCCTCGCGGCGCGTCATCGTGCGCGACGTCCGCCCCGAGATTTCCGCCCGCGCGCCGCCGATCACCTCCGATCCGCCGGAGCACAAGCCGGCCAAGCAGGTGCTGCTGCCGCCGTTCACGCCGGATGCGATGAAGCGGCTGGAGCCGCGGGTGCGCGCGATCTGCAACGAGCTGATCGACGAGTTCATCGCCGACGGCCATTGCGACGCCGCGGCGCGCTACACCAAGCACATCCCGGTGCGCGCCATCGCGCACATGCTGGGAATTCCCGAGAAGGACGGCGACCTCTTCATCAAATGGATCCACCAGATCCTCGAGCTCGGCATCCGGAACGAAGAGGAGCTGATGAAGGGCGTGCGCGAGATGACCGGCTATTTCATGGCCCATCTCGAGCAGCGCAAGCTTCAGCCGGGCGACGATCTGATCTCGCAGCTGCTGCGGGCCAAGGGTCCCGGCGGCCAGCCGCTGACCGACGAGCACGTGCTCGGCTCGCTGCGGCTGCTCTTGATCGCCGGCATCGACACCACCTGGAGCGCGATCGGCTCCTCGCTCTGGCACCTCGCCAGGACGCCGGCCGATCGCGAGCGCCTGGTCGCGGAGCCGGCGCTGATCCCGATCGCGATCGAGGAATTCCTGCGCGCCTACTCGCCGGTGACGATGGCGCGCGAGGTGATGAAGGAGACCACGATCTCCGGCTGCCCGGTCAAGCCCGGCAACATGGTGCTGCTGTCCTTCCCCGCGGCCAACCGTGACCCCGCGATGTTCCCCGATGCAGACAAGGTGGTGATCGACCGCAAGGAGAACCGCCACGCCGCCTTCGGCCTCGGCATCCACCGCTGCGTCGGTTCCAACCTGGCGCGGATGGAGATGCAGGTTGCGATCGAGGAATGGCTGAAGCGGATTCCGGATTTCCGCCTCGACCCGGCCGGCCAGGTCACCTGGTCGGAAGGCACGGTGCGCGGTCCGCGTCAACTGCCGGTTCTGTTCGGCAAGAACGCCTGA
- a CDS encoding sulfite oxidase-like oxidoreductase, whose translation MTDDQEPPESKLTRSKQRWAREGKFITGKITRPDEARLPPGQHLTADWPVLDLGLLPKVTRERWWLDVYGAVEQTIYWTWPQFMAQPQTQFVSDIHCVTTWSRYDNQWEGLATRDLLAACRPRADARFVALHCYDGYTTNLALEDFAAEDALLAHSWSGKPLEKEHGGPVRLVVPHLYFWKSAKWLQRIEFLTADAPGFWEVRGYHNRGDPWAEQRYSGD comes from the coding sequence ATGACCGACGATCAGGAACCGCCCGAGAGCAAGCTGACCCGCAGCAAGCAGCGCTGGGCGCGCGAAGGCAAATTCATCACCGGCAAGATCACCCGGCCGGACGAGGCGCGCCTGCCGCCGGGCCAGCATCTGACCGCCGACTGGCCGGTGCTCGATCTCGGGCTGCTGCCCAAGGTCACGCGGGAGCGCTGGTGGCTCGATGTCTACGGCGCGGTGGAGCAGACGATCTACTGGACCTGGCCGCAATTCATGGCCCAGCCGCAGACGCAATTCGTCTCCGACATCCATTGCGTCACCACCTGGTCGCGTTACGACAACCAGTGGGAGGGGCTCGCCACGCGCGACCTGCTCGCCGCCTGCCGGCCGCGCGCGGACGCACGCTTCGTCGCGCTGCATTGCTATGACGGCTACACCACCAACCTGGCGCTGGAGGATTTCGCCGCCGAGGACGCGCTGCTCGCCCATAGCTGGTCGGGCAAGCCACTGGAGAAAGAGCATGGCGGCCCGGTGCGGCTGGTGGTGCCGCATCTCTATTTCTGGAAGAGCGCCAAATGGCTACAGCGCATCGAATTCCTGACCGCGGACGCGCCCGGCTTCTGGGAGGTGCGCGGCTATCACAATCGCGGTGATCCCTGGGCCGAACAGCGCTATTCTGGCGACTGA
- a CDS encoding ferredoxin, which yields MSKLRIRVDQDKCQGHARCKSLAPELFELDEYGNAHEVGDGTVPAGLEDKAWLAQTNCPEIAIEVTEE from the coding sequence ATGTCCAAGCTCAGAATCCGCGTCGACCAGGATAAATGCCAGGGTCACGCCCGCTGCAAATCACTCGCCCCTGAACTGTTCGAGCTCGACGAATACGGCAACGCCCATGAAGTGGGCGACGGCACCGTCCCCGCCGGGCTCGAGGACAAGGCCTGGCTGGCGCAGACCAATTGCCCGGAAATCGCGATCGAAGTCACCGAGGAATAG
- a CDS encoding MFS transporter: MTDQTAQPASDHLDIHDVERRVKAIFIGSVGNLVEWYDFYAYTAFALCFAPAFFPHSDPVVQQLNAAVLFAATFLMRPLGGWLFGFIADRYGRRLSLTLSVVCMCFGSLIIAVTPTYETIGFAAPAILALARGIEGLSLGGEYGASATYLSEVADPKHRGFYSSFQYVTLIGGQLTAIIVLLLLQKVFLTPDELRAWGWRIPFVIGAMLAIIAAVMRRGLHETEAFEEAKKVSKPTGSIVGLLNYPRELLLVVGLTAGGTAAFYTFTTYMQTFVKLSVGLTEDQTTFVIFGSLIFATFLQPIYGALSDRIGRKPLLIFFGVVGTLATVPILTALKDTKSPFTAFLLICAAWIFVAGYTSINAIVKAELFPTNVRALGVGLPYAITVSIFGGTAPAIALYFKSIGHEDWFYYYLSGMIFLSLLIYSTMRDTKHESAMHRHE; the protein is encoded by the coding sequence ATGACCGATCAAACCGCTCAACCCGCGAGCGATCATCTCGACATCCACGACGTCGAGCGGCGGGTGAAGGCGATCTTCATCGGCTCGGTCGGCAATCTCGTCGAGTGGTACGACTTCTACGCCTATACCGCGTTCGCGCTGTGCTTCGCGCCGGCGTTCTTCCCGCACAGCGACCCGGTGGTGCAGCAGCTCAATGCCGCGGTGCTGTTCGCCGCAACCTTCCTGATGCGCCCGCTCGGCGGCTGGCTGTTCGGCTTCATCGCCGACCGCTACGGCCGGCGGTTGTCCTTGACGCTCTCGGTGGTCTGCATGTGCTTCGGCTCACTGATCATCGCGGTGACGCCGACCTACGAGACCATCGGCTTTGCGGCCCCTGCGATCCTGGCGCTCGCGCGCGGCATCGAGGGCCTGAGCCTCGGCGGCGAATATGGCGCCAGCGCCACCTATCTCAGCGAGGTCGCCGACCCCAAGCACCGCGGCTTCTATTCCAGCTTCCAATACGTCACCCTGATCGGCGGCCAGCTCACCGCGATCATCGTGCTGCTGTTGCTGCAAAAGGTGTTCCTGACGCCGGATGAATTGAGGGCCTGGGGCTGGCGGATTCCGTTCGTGATCGGCGCCATGCTCGCGATCATCGCCGCGGTGATGCGGCGCGGCCTGCACGAGACCGAGGCGTTCGAGGAAGCCAAGAAGGTCTCCAAGCCGACCGGCTCGATCGTCGGCCTGTTGAACTATCCGCGCGAATTGCTGCTGGTGGTCGGCCTCACCGCCGGCGGCACCGCGGCGTTCTACACCTTCACCACCTACATGCAGACCTTCGTGAAGCTGTCGGTCGGCCTCACCGAGGACCAGACCACCTTCGTGATCTTCGGCTCCCTGATCTTCGCGACCTTCTTGCAGCCGATCTACGGCGCGCTGTCCGACCGCATCGGCCGCAAGCCGCTCTTGATCTTCTTCGGCGTAGTCGGCACGCTGGCGACGGTCCCGATCCTGACCGCGCTGAAGGACACCAAGTCGCCATTCACTGCGTTCTTGCTGATCTGCGCCGCCTGGATCTTCGTCGCCGGCTACACCTCAATCAACGCGATCGTGAAGGCCGAGCTGTTCCCGACCAATGTCCGGGCGCTCGGCGTCGGCCTGCCCTACGCCATCACGGTGTCGATCTTCGGCGGCACCGCGCCGGCGATCGCGCTCTATTTCAAGAGCATCGGGCATGAGGATTGGTTCTACTATTACCTCAGCGGCATGATCTTCCTGTCGCTCCTAATCTACTCGACCATGCGCGACACCAAGCACGAATCCGCGATGCATCGCCACGAATGA
- a CDS encoding TetR/AcrR family transcriptional regulator — MGQIVRKPFKTYHHGDLREALIQAALREVELGGPEAISIKALAKQLGVSQPAPYRHFADREALLEAVTAEAFRQFNVIMREAIELPGKGSKLSRFAQAALAFGLERHGIYRLMFASRTMACAPVGSELHVAAMETLALLIESFEAPAVGLLRERQALKIWAGLHGIVMLAEQGLLTGEVGQISREELMDEIVEQTKLALSVALQATEDKA, encoded by the coding sequence ATGGGACAAATCGTTCGTAAGCCGTTCAAGACCTACCACCATGGCGACCTCCGCGAGGCCCTGATCCAGGCCGCGCTGCGCGAGGTCGAGCTTGGCGGGCCGGAAGCGATCAGCATCAAGGCGCTGGCCAAGCAGCTCGGCGTCTCGCAACCGGCGCCATACCGGCACTTCGCCGACCGCGAGGCGCTGCTGGAGGCGGTGACCGCGGAGGCGTTCCGGCAGTTCAACGTGATCATGCGCGAGGCGATCGAGCTGCCAGGCAAGGGCTCGAAGCTGTCGCGCTTTGCCCAGGCCGCGCTCGCCTTCGGGCTCGAGCGCCACGGCATCTACCGGTTGATGTTCGCGTCCCGAACCATGGCCTGCGCGCCGGTCGGCAGCGAGCTGCACGTTGCGGCAATGGAAACGCTGGCGCTGCTGATCGAGTCGTTCGAGGCGCCGGCGGTCGGGCTGTTGCGCGAACGGCAGGCGCTGAAGATCTGGGCCGGGCTGCACGGCATCGTGATGCTCGCCGAACAGGGCCTGCTCACCGGCGAGGTCGGTCAGATCAGCCGCGAGGAGCTGATGGACGAGATCGTCGAGCAGACCAAGCTCGCACTGTCGGTCGCGCTGCAGGCGACGGAAGATAAGGCGTAG
- a CDS encoding amidase, which yields MADQGLVKETACAVVDKLKAGDVTPLDLLDVLEKRIAEVDGKVNALPTLCFDRARSHARALMQKPASERGLLAGLPVPIKDLTAVSGVLTTLGSPIFKDNVPAKSDILVERIEQNGGVIYAKSNTPEFGAGANTFNEVFGPTRNPWDTSRSAAGSSGGAAAALASGTAWLAHGSDMGGSLRNPASFCGVVGLRPSIGRVAQTPKFGVDRTLGQQGPMARNVEDLALLLDAMGGEHAADPLSLPTLPASFLSAARSNRKPKRIAYSPDFGITPVDPEVKAVTRKAAERFTEAGAIVEEASPDFSEAHECFHVLRAFDFAISKAELLRTKRDQLKPEVIWNIEEGLKLTVEKLERAEAQRVAITTRALEFFDKYDLLLAPATIVAPFPVEHRYVAECDGKKFDNYVEWLGIVYAITLACCPALSLPCGFTASGLPVGLQMVAKPRAEAQLLAGAKVLEDILGVRGTTPIDPRPPR from the coding sequence GTCGACGGCAAGGTCAACGCGCTGCCGACCCTGTGCTTCGATCGCGCCCGGAGCCATGCCAGGGCGCTGATGCAGAAGCCGGCCAGCGAACGCGGCCTGCTCGCGGGCCTGCCCGTTCCGATCAAGGACCTCACCGCCGTCTCCGGCGTGCTGACCACCCTGGGCTCGCCGATCTTCAAGGACAATGTCCCGGCAAAGTCGGACATCCTGGTCGAGCGCATCGAGCAGAACGGCGGCGTGATCTACGCCAAATCGAACACGCCGGAATTCGGTGCTGGCGCCAACACCTTCAACGAAGTGTTCGGCCCGACCCGCAATCCCTGGGACACGTCACGCTCGGCGGCCGGCTCCTCCGGCGGCGCCGCAGCGGCGCTCGCCAGCGGCACCGCGTGGCTCGCGCACGGCTCCGACATGGGCGGCAGCCTGCGCAACCCAGCGAGCTTCTGCGGCGTCGTCGGGCTGCGGCCGTCGATCGGACGCGTCGCGCAGACGCCGAAATTCGGCGTCGATCGCACGCTCGGCCAGCAGGGACCGATGGCGCGCAATGTCGAGGACCTCGCGCTGCTGCTCGACGCGATGGGCGGCGAGCACGCCGCTGACCCGCTGTCGCTGCCCACGCTGCCGGCATCGTTCCTCTCGGCGGCGCGCTCGAACCGGAAGCCGAAGCGCATCGCCTACTCACCCGATTTCGGCATCACGCCTGTCGATCCCGAGGTCAAGGCCGTGACCCGCAAGGCGGCCGAGCGTTTCACCGAAGCCGGCGCGATCGTCGAGGAGGCATCGCCCGATTTCAGCGAAGCCCATGAATGCTTCCACGTGCTGCGCGCCTTCGACTTCGCGATCAGCAAGGCCGAATTGCTGCGCACCAAGCGCGACCAGCTCAAGCCGGAGGTGATCTGGAACATCGAGGAAGGGCTGAAGCTCACCGTCGAGAAGCTCGAGCGCGCCGAGGCGCAGCGCGTCGCAATCACCACGCGGGCGCTCGAATTCTTCGACAAGTACGACCTGCTGCTGGCACCTGCGACCATCGTCGCGCCGTTCCCGGTCGAGCACCGCTACGTCGCCGAATGCGACGGCAAGAAATTCGACAATTACGTCGAATGGCTCGGCATCGTCTATGCGATCACGCTGGCTTGCTGCCCGGCGCTGTCGCTGCCCTGCGGCTTCACCGCGTCGGGCCTGCCGGTCGGGCTGCAAATGGTGGCCAAGCCACGCGCCGAGGCACAGCTGCTGGCCGGCGCGAAGGTGCTGGAGGATATTCTTGGCGTGCGCGGCACCACTCCGATCGATCCGCGGCCGCCGAGGTAA
- a CDS encoding bifunctional alpha/beta hydrolase/OsmC family protein, producing the protein MPHERFQFTGVGGHQLAAALDTPDGPIKAYALFAHCFTCGKDVLAAKRIATALAAKGIATLRFDFTGLGSSEGEFANSTFSSNVADLVRAADHLRETRKAPALLIGHSLGGAAILAAAGQIPEAKAVATIAAPSDPVHVTHLFKDRIEDIRAQGEGEVSLAGRPFRIKREFLDDVAEQNLMAQVKQLHKALLVMHSPTDDTVGIDNATNIFIAAKHPKSFVSLAGTDHLLSGKQDAAYVADVIGAWAERYIDLAPQPAADTGSAPRNVVVQETRNGKFQQTVTTGPHRLIADEPVSVGGDDSGPGPYDFLLTGLGACTSMTMRMYADRKSLPVDRITVTLQHSKIYAKDCEECETREGMLDQIDRVIRIEGNLDADQRKRLMEIADKCPVHKTLTSEVRIVTKAAE; encoded by the coding sequence GTGCCGCACGAACGCTTTCAATTCACCGGTGTCGGCGGCCATCAGCTGGCCGCGGCGCTTGATACGCCGGATGGCCCGATCAAGGCCTATGCGCTGTTCGCGCACTGCTTCACCTGCGGCAAGGACGTGCTGGCGGCAAAGCGGATCGCGACGGCACTGGCCGCCAAGGGCATCGCGACGCTGCGGTTCGACTTCACCGGGCTTGGCTCCAGCGAGGGTGAGTTCGCCAACTCGACCTTTTCCTCCAACGTCGCCGATCTGGTCCGCGCCGCCGACCATCTGCGCGAAACGCGCAAGGCGCCCGCGCTGCTGATCGGCCACAGCCTCGGCGGCGCCGCGATCCTGGCGGCCGCCGGCCAGATCCCCGAAGCGAAGGCGGTCGCCACCATCGCCGCGCCGTCCGATCCGGTCCATGTGACGCATCTCTTCAAGGACCGCATCGAGGACATCCGCGCGCAGGGCGAAGGCGAGGTGTCGCTCGCCGGCCGACCGTTCCGCATCAAGCGCGAATTCCTCGACGACGTCGCCGAGCAGAATTTGATGGCGCAGGTGAAGCAGCTGCACAAGGCGCTGCTGGTGATGCATTCGCCGACCGACGACACCGTCGGCATCGACAATGCCACCAACATCTTCATCGCGGCGAAGCATCCCAAGAGCTTCGTCTCGCTTGCCGGCACCGATCACCTGCTGAGCGGCAAGCAGGACGCCGCCTATGTCGCCGACGTGATCGGCGCCTGGGCCGAGCGCTACATCGACCTCGCGCCGCAGCCGGCAGCAGACACCGGCAGCGCGCCGCGCAACGTCGTGGTGCAGGAGACCCGCAACGGCAAGTTCCAGCAGACCGTCACGACAGGCCCGCACCGGTTGATCGCCGACGAGCCGGTCAGCGTCGGCGGCGATGACAGCGGCCCCGGACCGTACGATTTCCTGCTCACCGGGCTCGGCGCCTGCACCTCGATGACGATGCGCATGTATGCCGACCGCAAGTCGCTGCCGGTCGATCGCATCACGGTGACGCTTCAGCACAGCAAGATCTACGCCAAGGACTGCGAGGAGTGCGAGACGCGCGAGGGCATGCTCGACCAGATCGATCGTGTGATCAGGATCGAGGGCAACCTCGATGCCGATCAGCGCAAGCGGCTGATGGAGATCGCCGACAAGTGCCCGGTGCACAAGACGCTGACATCGGAGGTCCGGATCGTCACCAAGGCAGCGGAGTGA